Part of the Salmo salar chromosome ssa10, Ssal_v3.1, whole genome shotgun sequence genome is shown below.
TCTTGCATTCTTATTTGCATGCATACCCACACTACTGTGGACCCTACTGAAGCTCCGGCCTTTGGTTTTACCCATGTTCTAAGACTCATATACGAATCCGTGAGCAGTGAGCAGTCTCCACTATAAAGCTGGCTTAAGTCTGGATGAAGAATGGAGCAGGGTCTGAATGTGGCTGAAATCGGATGGAGTTGTCCACTCTATTGATTCAGCATCCTATTTGGATTGAAAAGGCGTGTAGAGCTGCATTAGAAGCATGTGCCTGATGTTTAATAGCCTGCCTTTACATATCTCATTCTCCTCCTGACATGCCTGCTTATATGAGGCTGTCTTTGCATGTTAAATCTCTGCTAATAGATGGGATCACACCAGGACTGGACCAGCACTATTACATAGCGCCTGCCAGGAACACGTCCATAGAAACCCAAGCCTTATGCTCTTCATTACCCCACCATCCTCAAATTAAGCAATTATTACATTCCTGATCTCTCACTTCCTTGTGCTGTAGCCCTCCTTCCCTCTCAATGCCTATGACTCAACAGGATGAGTGCAACAACAGGAATGTATTTCCTAATGAATGGCATGTCTCACCTCCTTGGTCCTTTGTGGCTCAGTTCAAGTACCACTCACTGCGGCACATAGAACGGGGTGGGGTCGGCTGTGGGGCTGACCCCATCCACAACACATTTTCATTGGTTGAGGCGCATTCGCATTCCACCACGTTGGAGACGTTTGTTCAGCAACACAACCTAGCCTGCGTGGTTATACGTCAGCACGTACATGCAGCTACCGATCAGCTAGCTTTCCACTCTAGCTCTAGCTAGCTGGATAGCATTATAACTAGGTTTACAGAGTCAGTCACAGCTGCCACATCACATCTTTACAGAGTCAGTCACAGCTGCCACATCACGTATTTACAGAGTCAGTCACAGCTGCCACATCACATCTTTacagagtcagtcagagctgtcacATCACATCTTTACAGAGTCAGTCACAGCTGTCACATCACATCTTTACAGAGTCAGTCACAGCTGCCACATCACATCTTTACAGAGTCAGTCACAGCTGCCACATCACATCTTTacagagtcagtcagagctgtcacATCACATCTTTacagagtcagtcagagctgtcacATCACATCTTTacagagtcagtcagagctgtcacATCACATCTTTACAGAGTCAGTCACAGCTGTCACATCACATCTTTACAGAGTCAGTCACAGCTGCCATCACATCTTTACAGAGTCAGTCACAATAAAAAAACATCTGTTTCTAACACATTTTGGGTAATCATTTTGGTAGcctttaaatacttttttatgcCTGCTTATGGTGCTATAGCAATTCACTTTTCACACTTTGAAAATGTTTGTTCACTCCATTGCTATGGTCACCATTGGCTGTCGTCCTCCGCGTGCGTTcgtgcgtgtgcctgtgtgtgtcggTGAATGCACTAGAGTTAGTGCTATCCggtatccttgggacgtccctaccatAAACCATAACTTTTACCCCTACCCTttcccttaacccctaccctaaccctaacctaaccttaacccctaccctaaccttaaccctacccttaccctaaccataatccctaccctaaccttaatccctacccttaccctaaccttaaaccctacccttaccctaaccttaacccctaacctgaccctaacctaaccttaacccctaccctaaccctaaccttaaccctacccttaccctaaccataaacccttaccctaaccttttatccctaccctaactttaacccctaccctaaccctaaccttaacccctaccctaaccttaacccctacccttaccctaacttTTTCTTCATGAAATTggatgatatttggatgaaaccagTTCAAAGTATTATGACCAAAGTATAACAAAGTactgttgcttctacattgataaGGTTTGATCAGAAAGGTACTGGTCCCTtcccccatgtcaaacacttggattcaggaTTATTAAGGGGATGGGGGTTACTCTtattttaatacaccaatggtaacatgatattctcttacctaatttaaataaTTACAGCCTTGTAACCAACATTGGAGAAGGTGTGTTTTGCAGAGGGGCGTGGTaatatagctagatagctactcaACTGCTGCCAAAATTTGACTGTAGGCTGTCAGGAAATATAATTAAAAGTTTACACTATTCATCTATGGCAAAGACACTTATATTTTTCCcatttcatctgtgtctggtgttagctacttaatggctagctaggtcttcatctgtgtcagCTACTtaatggctagctaggtcttcatctgtgtctggtgttagctacttaatggctagctaggtcttcatctgtgtctggtgttagctacttaatggctagctaggtcttcatctgtgtctggtgttagctacttaatggctagctaggtcttcatctgtgtctggtgttagctacttaatggctagctaggtcttcatctgtgtctggtgttagctacttaatggctagctaggtcttcatctgtgtctggtgttagctacttaatggctagctaggtcttcatctgtgtctggtgttagctacttaatggctagctaggtcttcatctgtgtctggtgttagctacttaatggctagctaggtcttcatctgtgtctggtgttagttaCTTAAtgactagctaggtcttcatctgtgtctggtgttagctacttaatggctagctaggtcttcatctgtgtctggtgttagctacttaatggctagctaggtcttcatctgtgtctggtgttagttacttaatggctagctaggtcttcatctgtgtctggtgttagctacttaatggctagctaggtcttcatctgtgtctggtgttagctacttaatggctagctaggtcttcatctgtgtctggtgttagttacttaatggctagctaggtcttcatctgtgtctggtgttagctacttaatggctagctaggtcttcatctgtgtctggtgttagttaCTTAAtgactagctaggtcttcatctgtgtctggtgttagctacttAATGGCTacctaggtcttcatctgtgtctggtgttagctacttaatggctagctaggtcttcatctgtgtctggtgttagttaCTTAATGGCTacctaggtcttcatctgtgtctggtgttagctacttaatggctagctaggtcttcatctgtgtctggtgttagctacttaatggctagctaggtcttcatctgtgtctggtgttagttacttaatggctagctaggtcttcatctgtgtctggtgttagctacttaatggctagctaggtcttcatctgtgtctggtgttagttacttaatggctagctaggtcttcatctgtgtctggtgttagctacttaatggctagctaggtcttcatctgtgtctggtgttagctacttGGATGTGGATGTGGTAATAGTAGTcttggtcctggttgaatagcacAGAACGTCTTCTCCTTTCATAAAGTATGGTCCTTTGCCTCCGCAAATAAAAATGTGTGGTGTGCTGGTTCGGGCCCGGTCGGTTCCATGAGCCACAGCGAGGGGCTTCTCGTTCAGTTGGCAAGAGCGTGACGCTAGCGACGCCAGGGTCTTGGGTTCGATTTCCGCTGGGGCCATCAATGCGAAAATGTATTTGGTCACTGTATAAGTCGCTTTGGCAAAAAAGAAAGTGCTAAATTATATAGCCAATCCCTGTCGTCTATTGCTCAGAATGTACATAATCGTGACCATTGAAAAGGCTCTGGTGTTGATATAAAGTATCTTGAAGTTATATTGACAGCATAAAGAAAGGCAGTCGCGTGGCCAAAGGGAGGGAGATACCACGGTGTGCAGAGCGGGGGACAAAGGGAGTGATTCAGCACTCCAGATGCCGGGCGAACAACATCAAGCTTATTCTAGTGAGCTGCGGGCGCTCATTGAGGATGCTGTGTCAGTGTGTAATTAGTGTCAGTAGGGTGTCGTCGTGTCATCAGCTGCCAAGCTTCAAACAGCCtccatataacataacatattcaGCTGGTACTGCAGATATATTGTAGCTACCTACGTGCAAGGAGTTTTTCCCTGACCAATATAACTTGGGTTTTCCAGTTTTTCCTGATCTGGCCATGGGATCAGAAAAGAACTTCCCGGTCCTAGTTATAGACCATAACGTTAACTGAGGTTGCAGGTTCTTCACTCCTGGCCCAAGCCATAGCTACTGACAGACTTTTCATTCTGAACACATTATTGTTGATAGCGATATTAAGTGCCATCATGACGTAATATTAGACATGTCATTAACGTAGTCTGTTTAGTTTCTCACCAGATATTCGCTATCGCCGttcgtagcctagtggttagagcgttggactagtaactgaaaagttgcaagatcgaatccccgagctaaaTTAGAAGGtaataatctgtcgttctgcccctgaacaaggcagttaacccactgttcccaggccgtcactgaaaataagaatttgtttttgacTGACTTGGATCGGCTTAGTTCATATGAGGAAGAGCTAACAGAGCACGTCCTTGTAGCTTGGTATCTTTCCTTTTCCTGGATCCCAGATGGTTTCATTTAACCattgttttctctgtgtgtgtgtgtgtctatgtgtgattGTGTGCGCGCAAGTGTGCATGtacgcaagtgtgtgtgtgcgagtgtatgtgtgtgtgtgtgtgtgattgctctCAAACGTCTTCCTGGCACTGCACCACAAACATTCTTTAGAGTATGTTTTACCATATAAGGCGCGCAGGCAGCCGGAGAATGCCGGGTGACTAAGGAAGGGGCATGgctagggaaagagagaaagagggagagcgaaCTCTCCTCTGACCCAGAACTgacggagaaagaaagaggggaaggaggaaggagagggttgGCTTCCCGTTCCTTTTCTACCTTGAAACGTATTCCACTTCCTTTCTCTCAAAAAGGGTCATTACGTTTAGTCTAAAACGTTTCATGTGTAACAGGAATATACTCGTACTGTATATGGTGAGCCTGTAAGCTGTTATGTCAGCTTATTGGAAATGTGTTGCATACTTTTCTTTGTGGTACTTTTCAAGTCTCCAGAGTATTCATTAGCGACAATCCATAATGGCATGGGCCTTGTCCATAGATAAGTGACTGTGTAGCTGAActgacaacaacaaaatgtgtctCCCATCCAACCCTGAGAGACTTCAGTTGTCGAATGCCAGTATCTACCTTCGTCATGAGTCTCACAGAAGAATGCCTGGTTCCCTCCACATGGCTGAATGAATTACCCTCAGAAGCATGAagggacatactgtatagatGGATAAGCACGTTTTAAAACCCACAGAGCTCTGTCTGAGGGAGATTTCCCTACATCTTAATCGaagacatttcactgtacttgtgcacgtgacattaaaaacGTAAAAACTCGAAAGTCTGATGTTAGATCGCCATTATAAACTAGTACCTCAACACTATTGCGCATTGTTTTAGTGGTAAATCCCCTGGTAATCATGTTTCTATGCTGCTGATATTTTGACTACAGCCGTTAAACTGTTCAGGAAGCTAGCTCTGTTGctaactgcctgcctgtctgtatctGGACCTGTTTTACAGCCACATACTGACCTGCGTACCTAACTGACCTGCGCTCATGAAtagaatgtttgtttatgtgtggaGGAATTCTCCAGATAGACATTACTTCACCCAGGAAATAACAATCCGTTTTTCCGGCCTGGTTTGTATTTTCTTTCAAACTGTCTGGCAGTTGATCTGATATCCATAAAATCACATAAAGAAGTTAGGGAACGATATATTATCCACAATGATTCATTTTGTGGTCAATTTATGCAACAGCATTCACTTTCTGGAAAATCGGTCATCGTCGCGTTGGATTCAATTGGCTTTTAGCTGGCTGGCTGTTGTTCCATCAACCTTTCATTTAACAGACATTTCCTGCCCTCCTCCACTGTCTCTTCACAGGCTTCTGTCGtaactagggagagagagagagagagagagagagagagagggaggatgggtgggGTGTCAGTCAGgcctgaaagagagggagagatcaagAGCAAGCAAAAGAGAGGCATAGAATGGAGAGTGCTGACTAAACACCAGTCCCTGAGCAGAGCAGGAAGCCATGTCTCTCTCCAACAGTCAGCCCTGAGCAGAGCAGGAAGCCATGTCTCTCTCCCACAGTCAGCCCTGAGCAGAGCAGGAAGCCATGTCTCTCTCCCACAGTCAgcccagagcagagcaggaagCCATGTCTCTCTCCCACAGTCAGCCCAGAGCAGAACAGGAAGCCATGTCTCTCTCCCACAGTCAGCCCTGAGCAGAGCAGGAAGCCATGTCTCTCTCCCACAGTCAgcccagagcagagcaggaagCCATGTCTCTCTCCCACAGTCAGCTCAGAGCAGAGCAGTAAGCCATTTCTCTCTCCCACAGTCAGCCCTGAGCAGAACAGGAAGCCATGTCTCTCTCCCACAGTCAGCTCAGAGCAGAGCAGGAAGCCATGTCTCTCTCCCACAGTCAGCCCAGAGCAGGaagccctgtctctctcccacagTCAGCCCTGAGCAGAGCAGGAAGCCATGTCTCTCTCCCACAGTCAGCCCTGAGCAGAGCAGGAAGCCATGTCTCTCTCCCACAGTCAGCTCAGAGCAGAGCAGGAAGCCATTTTTCTCTCCCACAGTCAGCCCTGAGCAGAGCAGGAAGCCATGTCTCTCTCCCACAGTCAGCTCAGAGCAGAGCAGGAAGCCATGTCTCTCTCCCACAGTCAgcccagagcagagcaggaagccctgtctctctcccacagTCAGCCCTGAGCAGAGCAGGAAGCCATGTCTCTCTCCCACAGTCAgcccagagcagagcaggaagccatgtctctctcccacagtcagcccagagcagagcaggaagCCATGTCTCTCTCCCACAGTCAGCCCAGAGCAGAGCTGGAATATCCAGCCCATGAGAAAATGGAATGGAATGGCACTCACTCTGCACAAATAGCTCATAATTACCCTTTTCCCCTGTGCTCTGTTAGCTCCCTCTCCAACTGGAAACCGCCCTCTCTGTGGCCCTTTTATTCCAGGCCCTAGCCGTAACGTGTGTTTTGCTGGCCTCTGAAACAGCATGTCTCTAGCAGGCAGGCCTCGTGTTCAGTCCTCACACCCATGGTAACTACCTGACTGaaagactgactggctggtgataGGACCAAGTGATAGAGGGTAGTGGAGGGCAGCTCCCTTTGTCAACACGCCTTGTAATTAGGAGAAGAGTAACTGCAGGTTATGTAAAATGGGTCTGGTCATGGTCAGCCAGAGGCAGGCCTGCGGgcgctgtactgaactgtgggaGAAGTAGTAGCAGGGCCTGAGTGAGTCGGAGTTTGCTGAAGAACTTCCATTGCACTGGTCTGGAGTCAGTTCGCTGGGAGGTGGATATGTTTATGGACTAAATAAATGTTTGCTTTTCTGTTTGCTTTCTACATCGTGGATCGTTTATCGAGTAAAGAGCATCCATTTTCGTACAACGCCGTTACGATGTGAGTGTGACCCTGATATCTGCCTAACCTTtgacccctcttccccctctcttctcccaggcGGAGGGTGATGTGGCGGGTCTGAACCGCAGGATCCAGCTAGTGGAGGAGGAGTTGGACCGGGCCCAGGAGAGGCTTTCTACCGCGCTGCAGAAACTGGAGGAGGCCGAGAAGGCCGCAGACGAGAGCGAGAGGTCAGTACCAGCCGGCCACAGAACCTGATGGATTTATAATCTTTAATTTGACAGCATATTTATACGCCCTATTTTCCTGCTAATTTGAGGCCTGTTGGATAGTACCAGGCACATGCAGCTTGCTTTGAAGGTTCTTTATCGTTCTAAGGTTTGCAGCTATGTGCTTTGCTAGCAAATGACAAGCCCCTTCAATAGCGTACTGAAAGCGCGCTATTTCCCAGACAGCCATCTTGATTGTGTAAAATGATTAAATGTGCCTCCATGTTGGATGGGCTATCTAAATGACACTTGAAATTAAGTGTGTCTTGGGTGTTGCTGACATCGCTGCGTGTCTGGTCCAATCAGAGGAATGAAGGTGATAGAGAACAGGGCCTCTAAGGACGAGGAGAAGATGGAGATCCAGGAGATGCAGCTGAAGGAGGCCAAGCACATCGCTGAGGAGGCCGACCGCAAATACGAGGAGGTGAGACATCATATAGTCCCACAGAGATTGTCCTGTCTGCAGTTCTACACCCAACCGTCTGTTCACCCGTCCACAGTGTTTTCATACTGTTCTCCCATTCACCCCTCTTCCTTTTCATATTCCTTTTCATCTTACTGTTCACTCATGCAGTTGGCTCTGTCTACCTTAGGTGGCCCGTAAGCTGGTGATCTTGgagggagagctggagagagctgaggagagggcagaggtcTCAGAACTGTAAGTGCAGCACAGTCCTCCTATTACGCTGGAATACAGGGGGAATTGGGGGTTAGGACCTCTGTCATGGGGTTTCTTATCCTCCTGTTTAGAAATAGCAGAGTCAAAAGACTAAGGGTTGTAAGGAGTTTCATAACACTTTTTTTGaatgaacatttaaaaaacagtGTCCAGTTAAAAACGCGGATTTTCTGCCATAAGCTAAAATGGACATCAGTAACTTGAAGGTTTTTCCAGGCTTGTGTAGCTATTACGATGTCAAAGCCAAGTACTTCTCTTCCTatctccacctgtagtaaatgcaGTGACCTGGAGGAGGAGTTGAAAAATGTGACCAACAACCTCAAGTCCCTAGAAGCCTCGTCTGAGAAGGTCAGTGTGCATGCTATTACATCATACAAGTAAATGCAGTCAACTGCTGATAAGTGAACGTTGTATAAGTGTGAAGTGCGGTGTAGGTCACCTATTCCCAAATCAAAATACATGACATGAACTTATCCTGGATATCTGCATGATCGGGGTTAGTTCACCCACTTAGGGATGTCCCGAGCCTTTGCATTTGTCAGGAGTTGACTCTACATGGCTGACGTGAAAGCAGAGTAGTTTTGAGTATAATCACTGCCTGCCGCACTTTTACCTCCGCAGACGTCAGAGCAAAGACCCTGTTATCACCTGACAAACTGGACGTTGATTTCTCTATGATAATGTCGATGACGCATGAAGGTGTAATAGTCCTGAACCAGCACAGATTCGTCTCAGCGTTCCTACCCGCCGCTCTAGTGCCATTCACGCCACGTGATTCCACCGTAGCCACTTAAGCAGTTGCCCTGTGCTGATTAAATCAATGTCCTTCTCTTTGGCATCGCAGCACAATGTGTTCCTTATACCAACACATAGCCAGTTTGATCACACCTGAAGAGCTGTATTACAACTAAGCATGGTTGACAAACAGTCCTGCAAGACCATCAGTCTCTGTGCACTTTCATGCTAATATGTCTGCATCTGTCTTGGAGTTCAGACATGTTGAAGAGTTCAGAGCTTGTCTGTAACAGACTTGTATTTTGACAGTACTCAGAAAAAGAGGACAAGTATGAGGAGGAGATCAAGGTTCTTAGTGACAAGCTGAAGGAGGTAAGCAGCTGCTGGCATCTGATTCTTAATTCCTACAGTAGTAAACCAATTTGCTCCATGTCAAAGATGGCGTCTTGTTCTGACGCCCTCCCACTCCCTCTGCGTCCCCCAGGCTGAGACTCGTGCAGAGTTTGCAGAGAGGACTGTAGCCAAACTGGAAAAGTCCATCGACGACCTGGAAGGTATGAGTGCTTTGTTTAAGAAACTGTTGCAAACTGCTCTATGGCAATATAGAAGAGAAAGTCAACTTATCTTAGTGTAGAGCAAGTTACTGTAAGTTCGACATATTTTATTGCATGATATTAAACTATATTTTGAAAGAACAGTTTTATCATTGTTTTTAGTAGCAACTCAGACCTGTAAACCTGCGTATCTCTAACAAGAATAACATACAGGGATTATAATTTTTGTTTGGATAACCTTTTTTACTGTTATGGATAGATTTGTACCTTTAATTTTTTCACTCTTTATGCAATGCGCACTGCAGAGAACACCGGAAGAAGAATTATCACTGAATtaccacagtgaattattgtaatgtttgtttatgtgtaaatgAATCacataagggatgggttgccaattggCGATTTGACACACAAATAAAATGTCATTCATACAGTAGTATATCAGGCAAGTGAGGCCACAGTTTACCAAATACATTTCTCCCAGGGAGACGTTCCAATTGATTAAATTACTAAAGATGTCAAAGCTAGTTCAGGAATCCTCAGTGGATGTAGTTTCCTAGGTCAAGAGGTCTGGTTATTTAATCCTCTCCGTGAGCAAAGAAACATCATCTTAACATACAGCGTTCCATTTTGTGATAACGTTTCACATTGACACGGTCCCAGCAAGGGTTTTGTGTTTCAACTAGCTGGAAATATTTCTCTGGAAGAAAGGATACCTTGCCAAACGTATGGAAACTTCTCCGACAAGCTAATAAAACACACTGCTGTGGTCTCAAGTGTAAAGAAATATGTAGGCCCATTCTCTGCTAACCGGCAAAAGGCCGGCTTCCAAAGAGAACCACTTTTTGTGTCTGCTGTCTGCACAAAGGACAAAGTATGCTCAAATTCCTTTTAGATCAGCATATTTGGTCCTAAAGCCACATGGAATGGGTTTACCGGTATGAAGTACTTTGATGAAAACCTTTAAATGGGCTTAATTGCTTAAGGTAGTCACTTCCTGCCCATAAAAAAAGATTTGcaacatatttttatttttaaatgctCACAGGTAGACAAACATCTCTTATCTTTCTGGCATCTTCTGTTCTTAAATGTTTATACTGTATGAATTTTCTCTTCTGCAACCAGTGACCTGTCCTCtatttctcttccctctctttttgCTGCTATTTCTTTTCTCATTCcctgtcctccacctctctctctgctactgctgCTTCCCTTGGGCCTTACCTGCACTACTTCCTGCTGCGCTTTGACCTCCAGATGAACTGTACGCTCAGAAGCTGAAGTACAAGGCAATCAGCGAGGAGCTGGACCATGCCCTCAATGACATGACCTCCTTGTAGATgtttcttcctgtctgtctcatgCTGCCTCTAGGGTGTCTGTCCTCTCACCCTT
Proteins encoded:
- the tpm4 gene encoding tropomyosin alpha-4 chain encodes the protein MAGLNSLEAVKRKIQCLQQQADDAEDRTQVLQRELDGERELREKAEGDVAGLNRRIQLVEEELDRAQERLSTALQKLEEAEKAADESERGMKVIENRASKDEEKMEIQEMQLKEAKHIAEEADRKYEEVARKLVILEGELERAEERAEVSELKCSDLEEELKNVTNNLKSLEASSEKYSEKEDKYEEEIKVLSDKLKEAETRAEFAERTVAKLEKSIDDLEEKLAGAKEENLGMHQVLDQTLQELNSL
- the tpm4 gene encoding tropomyosin alpha-4 chain isoform X3 produces the protein MAGLNSLEAVKRKIQCLQQQADDAEDRTQVLQRELDGERELREKAEGDVAGLNRRIQLVEEELDRAQERLSTALQKLEEAEKAADESERGMKVIENRASKDEEKMEIQEMQLKEAKHIAEEADRKYEEVARKLVILEGELERAEERAEVSELKCSDLEEELKNVTNNLKSLEASSEKYSEKEDKYEEEIKVLSDKLKEAETRAEFAERTVAKLEKSIDDLEDELYAQKLKYKAISEELDHALNDMTSL
- the tpm4 gene encoding tropomyosin alpha-4 chain isoform X2 encodes the protein MEAIKKKMQMLKLDKENAIDRAEQAETDKKAAEDKCKQLEDELLSLQKNLKGTEDELDKYSEALKDAQEKLEQSEKTAADAEGDVAGLNRRIQLVEEELDRAQERLSTALQKLEEAEKAADESERGMKVIENRASKDEEKMEIQEMQLKEAKHIAEEADRKYEEVARKLVILEGELERAEERAEVSELKCSDLEEELKNVTNNLKSLEASSEKYSEKEDKYEEEIKVLSDKLKEAETRAEFAERTVAKLEKSIDDLEDELYAQKLKYKAISEELDHALNDMTSL
- the tpm4 gene encoding tropomyosin alpha-4 chain isoform X1; amino-acid sequence: MEAIKKKMQMLKLDKENAIDRAEQAETDKKAAEDKCKQLEDELLSLQKNLKGTEDELDKYSEALKDAQEKLEQSEKTAADAEGDVAGLNRRIQLVEEELDRAQERLSTALQKLEEAEKAADESERGMKVIENRASKDEEKMEIQEMQLKEAKHIAEEADRKYEEVARKLVILEGELERAEERAEVSELKCSDLEEELKNVTNNLKSLEASSEKYSEKEDKYEEEIKVLSDKLKEAETRAEFAERTVAKLEKSIDDLEEKLAGAKEENLGMHQVLDQTLQELNSL